TGCTCCCTTCCGCTGTCGTGTCCTGGCTGCTGCTGAACGCGTTCGTGCCGGTCTGAGGCCCTGCCCGTCTGCCTAAGGGCACCGCCTGAGCGCATCGCCCCGGTTGAACGGCTCCGACCCCTCGTACGGGGCCGTTCCGCCGGTGGCGGGGTCGCTCAGGCGTCCGGTGTTGTCGGCCAAGCCGGGGTGATCAGGGAGAACGCCGAGCCGTACGGGTCGCGGACCACCGCGATGCGGCCGTAGGGCGAGTCGAAGGGCTGCACGTCCACCGTGCCGCCCAGCGCGGTGGCCTGCTCCGCCGCCTTGTCGGTGCCGACCTCGGGCGACACGGCGAAGTACACCATCCAGTGGGGTGTCAGGTCCGGCGGGAAGTCCGGTCCCATGCGCAGCCGCCCGGCCACCTCTGTGCCGCCGACCGACCAGACCTTGTAGTCGAGCTGCTCGCCGTCGCCCACCTGGCGTTCCTCGTAGCCGAACACCGAGCGGTAGAAGGCGTCCGCCACCTCCGTGTCCCGGGTGACGACCTCCTGCCACGCCAGCGCGCCCGGCCGACCGACGAGCACCGACTCGTCCGCTGTCGCCTGCCAGAACCCGACCACCGCGCCGGCCGGGTCGGTGACCAGCTGGACGTGGCCCTTGCCCGGGATCTCCAACGGACCCATGACCGTCTTCGCGCCCAGCTCGGCGGCCAGCGCGGACGTGCGGTCGAGGTCGGCTGTGTGCAGGTAGAGCAGCCAGCCCGGCGGTGTGGCCGCCGACGGCGGGTAGAGGCCTGCCACGGGCACGCCGTCGACCAGCGCGATCGTGTAGCCCTCGTACGCTTCCTGGTAGGTCCAGCCGAACAGGCCCGTGTAGAAGTCGCGGCTCGCGGTCGGGTCGCCCGTGGGCGTCTCCAACCAGGCCGGGGTACCGGGGGTGGACATCTCCCTCTCCTGCCGTCGATGCGGGTGTGGTGTGGATCGCATCGGACGCTACGGGAGGGGTACGACAATTCCGGGCCTGCGCGGGCCGGAAGGATTTCGGTCAGTCGTCGTAGGGGTCGTCCACCGGCGCGCCGATCTCCTGGTCCGACAGCGGCACGGCCCGGGACGGGTCGATCACCGAGAACACCGAACCGACGTGGTCCGCGACCACCGTCACGCGCCCGTACGGGGTGTCGTACGGCTCCACCGTGATGCGTCCGCCCAGCTCAAGCACCCTGGACGCGACCGAGTCGGTGCCGATCTCGGGTGCGGCGGTGAAGTACACCATCCAGTGCGCGGGCGTGTCGGACGGGAACGCCCGGCCCATCCGCTGCCGCCCCAGCACGGTGTGCCCCTCGACGCCCCAGATCGTGTAGTCCACGGCGTGCCCGTCACCGATCTGGGTGATTTCGAAGCCGCACAGCTCGCGGAAGAACTCGTCGGCCACCGCGCCGTCCCACGTGTTCAGCTCGGCCCACGCGTAGGCGCCGTGCCCGTCCGTGCCGAACAGCCAGTCCTGCGGCACGTGCCGGAACCCCACCACGCCCCCGGTCGGGTCCGCGACCAGCGTGGACACCTCGTCGGGCTCGCGCAGCACGTGCCCGCCCAGCGCGTGCACCTTCTCCGCCGTGGCGCGGGCGTGCGGGGTGTTGAGGTACAGCGTCCACCCGAAACCGCCGTCGGCGGACACCAGCTCCGCCACCGGCAGCCCGTCCACCACGGCGATCGTGCGGCCGTGCACGTCGGCGTAGGTCCAGCCGAACAGCCCGGTGTAGAAGTCGACGGCGGCCCGCGCGTCGACCACGGGCAGCTCGACCCAGCAGGGCGCGCCGTGGTGCAGCTCGGCCAGGGCGGGAGAGTTCGGGACGATCGACACCGTCTACCTCCTGCGAAGCCGGGGTTGATGATCACGCTACGGCTCTACAGTCGTCCCGTGAAGGGATTCGTCCGCGCCGCGTTGGCCGCCGTCCGCCCGGCCACGGTCCTGCC
This DNA window, taken from Saccharothrix variisporea, encodes the following:
- a CDS encoding VOC family protein, whose translation is MSIVPNSPALAELHHGAPCWVELPVVDARAAVDFYTGLFGWTYADVHGRTIAVVDGLPVAELVSADGGFGWTLYLNTPHARATAEKVHALGGHVLREPDEVSTLVADPTGGVVGFRHVPQDWLFGTDGHGAYAWAELNTWDGAVADEFFRELCGFEITQIGDGHAVDYTIWGVEGHTVLGRQRMGRAFPSDTPAHWMVYFTAAPEIGTDSVASRVLELGGRITVEPYDTPYGRVTVVADHVGSVFSVIDPSRAVPLSDQEIGAPVDDPYDD
- a CDS encoding VOC family protein, with amino-acid sequence MSTPGTPAWLETPTGDPTASRDFYTGLFGWTYQEAYEGYTIALVDGVPVAGLYPPSAATPPGWLLYLHTADLDRTSALAAELGAKTVMGPLEIPGKGHVQLVTDPAGAVVGFWQATADESVLVGRPGALAWQEVVTRDTEVADAFYRSVFGYEERQVGDGEQLDYKVWSVGGTEVAGRLRMGPDFPPDLTPHWMVYFAVSPEVGTDKAAEQATALGGTVDVQPFDSPYGRIAVVRDPYGSAFSLITPAWPTTPDA